From the Lathyrus oleraceus cultivar Zhongwan6 chromosome 4, CAAS_Psat_ZW6_1.0, whole genome shotgun sequence genome, one window contains:
- the LOC127075223 gene encoding alpha-amylase 3, chloroplastic, giving the protein MSISTTVFSEPLFNFKLSHYHRVSSFHRLKPNSHSLSSSSLFSSNNKYHSCSSTFKPPHKFLSPKFQTFASNTDTLESIQSSDVIFNQTHPINRIELVEGKVFVRLDQGEDSKNLELIVGCNLPGKWILHWGVSRVDDVGSEWDQPPRDMIPSGSIPIKDYAIETPLKKPSEDDTFHEVRIGLKASDDISAINFVLKDEETGAWYQHKGRDFKVPLVNNIKDDANIIGPKTSFSLGQGDIGQQISNALLKSEATDDKVQDNNSESESPKLESSQVEGFSVELPLTKEVTVNNSISVSIRKCSETGKNLLDLETDIQGDTFLHWGVCRDDLRKWEAPPAPHPPETVAFKDTALRTRLKSRGSGEGSSVQISLGEEFSGFLFVLKINGNTWLNNKGNDFYVPLSTSGSLTIGNIEDQSIAAKSEVTEETSEEESNAAFTNEIINEIRSLVTGISSVKRRKTKSKEAQETILQEIERLAAEAYSIFRTSIPTFSPETIVESEVALEAESPELPPKVTSGTGTGYEIVCQGFNWESHKSGRWYMELKEKAAELSSLGFTVIWLPPPTDSVSPEGYMPRDLYNLDSRYGSIDELKDVVKTFHKVGIKVLGDAVLNHRCAEKQNQNGIWNIFGGRLNWDDRAVVADDPHFQGRGNKSSGDNFHAAPNIDHSQDFVRNDIKEWLCWLREEIGYDGWRLDFVRGFWGGYVKDYMDATKPYFSVGEYWDSLSYTYGEMDHNQDAHRQRIVDWISAAGGSAGAFDVTTKGILHSALDRCEYWRLSDQQGKPPGVLGWWPSRAVTFIENHDTGSTQGHWRFPHEKEMQGYAYTLTHPGTPSVFFDHIFSHYKTEIGALLSIRKRNGISCRSTVKIHKSERDVYAAIIDGKVAMKIGPGHFEPPSDSQKWKSAWEGRDYKIWEEAS; this is encoded by the exons ATGAGCATCTCCACCACCGTTTTCTCTGAACCACTCTTCAACTTCAAACTCTCTCACTACCACAGAGTATCTTCCTTTCACCGTTTAAAACCAAATTCACACTCTCTCTCTTCCTCTTCATTATTCTCCTCCAATAACAAATATCACTCCTGTTCATCAACATTCAAGCCACCCCACAAGTTTCTTTCTCCAAAGTTTCAAACTTTTGCATCAAATACTGATACCCTTGAATCAATTCAGTCTTCTGATGTCATTTTCAATCAGACTCATCCCATCAACAGAATTGAACTG GTGGAGGGAAAGGTCTTTGTTAGATTAGATCAGGGGGAGGATTCAAAGAATTTGGAGCTTATTGTTGGTTGCAATTTACCAGGAAAGTGGATTCTTCATTGGGGTGTTTCCCGTGTGGATGATGTTGGAAG TGAATGGGATCAACCTCCCCGAGATATGATACCTTCTGGATCTATTCCTATAAAG GACTATGCAATAGAAACACCGTTGAAGAAACCATCTGAAGATGATACGTTTCATGAAGTCAGAATCGGTCTTAAAGCTAGCGATGACATTTCAGCCATTAATTTTGTTCTCAAG GACGAGGAAACTGGTGCTTGGTATCAACACAAAGGAAGAGACTTCAAGGTTCCTCTGGTCAACAATATTAAGGACGATGCTAATATAATAGGACCTAAAACAAGCTTTAGTTTGGGGCAAG GGGACATAGGGCAGCAGATATCTAACGCCCTCCTTAAGTCAGAAGCAACCGATGATAAAGTTCAAGATAACAACAGTGAATCCGAAAGTCCGAAACTGGAAAGTAGTCAAGTAGAAGGTTTCTCTGTAGAACTACCTTTAACCAAGGAAGTTACGGTCAATAACTCTATCAGTGTCTCAATTAGGAAATGCTCCGAAACAGGTAAAAATCTTTTAGATTTAGAAACAGATATTCAGGGAGATACTTTCCTTCATTGGGGAGTTTGTAGAGATGATTTAAGAAAGTGGGAAGCTCCACCTGCTCCTCATCCACCGGAAACCGTAGCATTTAAAGATACAGCTTTGAGAACTCGATTAAAG TCAAGAGGCAGTGGAGAGGGAAGTTCGGTACAAATCTCTCTGGGAGAAGAATTTTCAGGATTTCTTTTTGTTCTTAAGATAAATGGAAATACTTGGTTAAATAACAAGGGGAATGATTTTTACGTCCCTCTCTCAACTTCCGGAAGCTTAACTATTGGCAACATAGAGGATCAGTCGATAGCGGCGAAGAGTGAAGTGACCGAAGAGACAAGTGAAGAGGAATCTAATGCTGCGTTTACCAATGAAATAATCAATGAAATAAGGAGTTTGGTTACAGGCATTTCATCTGTGAAGAGACGAAAAACTAAATCCAAAGAGGCACAGGAAACCATTCTTCAAGAAATCGAAAGACTGGCCGCTGAAGCCTACAGTATCTTCAGAACCTCCATTCCAACTTTCTCGCCGGAAACTATTGTGGAATCCGAGGTTGCTTTGGAAGCTGAGTCACCGGAGTTGCCTCCAAAAGTAACGTCAGGAACAGGCACTGGGTATGAAATAGTGTGCCAAGGATTTAATTGGGAATCTCATAAATCTGGAAGATGGTACATGGAGCTTAAAGAGAAAGCTGCAGAATTATCGTCTCTTGGCTTCACTGTGATTTGGTTACCGCCACCTACGGACTCCGTTTCACCCGAAGGATACATGCCAAGGGATTTATATAACTTAGATTCTAG ATATGGTAGCATTGATGAACTGAAGGATGTGGTGAAAACATTTCATAAAGTTGGAATCAAAGTTCTAGGAGATGCTGTTTTGAATCACCGATGTGCTGAGAAACAGAATCAAAATGGTATTTGGAACATATTTGGAGGTCGTCTCAACTGGGATGATCGTGCAGTTGTAGCCGATGATCCACATTTTCAG GGAAGGGGCAACAAGAGTAGTGGCGATAATTTTCATGCAGCTCCGAACATTGATCATTCACAGGACTTTGTGAGAAACGATATTAAAGAATGGTTATGCTGGTTAAG GGAAGAAATCGGATACGATGGGTGGAGGCTTGACTTTGTAAGAGGATTTTGGGGCGGTTATGTAAAGGACTACATGGATGCAACCAAACCTTACTTTTCCGTAGGAGAGTACTGGGATTCCCTCAGTTATACTTATGGTGAAATGGATCATAATCAAGATGCACACAGGCAGAGGATCGTTGACTGGATTAGTGCCGCCGGCGGTAGTGCTGGTGCATTTGATGTTACAACCAAAGGGATTCTTCACTCT GCATTGGATAGATGTGAATATTGGCGCTTGTCAGATCAGCAAGGAAAACCCCCTGGAGTTCTTGGATGGTGGCCGTCTCGCGCTGTTACTTTTATAGAAAACCACGACACTGGTTCTACACAG GGTCACTGGAGATTTCCCCACGAAAAAGAAATGCAAGGATATGCTTACACTCTTACTCACCCAGGAACTCCGTCAGTGTTCTTTGACCACATTTTCTCTCACTATAAAACCGAAATCGGGGCACTTCTCTCTATAAGGAAACGCAACGGGATCAGCTGCAGGAGCACT GTTAAAATTCACAAGTCAGAAAGGGATGTTTACGCTGCTATCATAGATGGAAAAGTTGCTATGAAGATCGGTCCCGGTCATTTTGAACCACCTAGTGATTCCCAAAAATGGAAATCAGCTTGGGAAGGAAGAGACTATAAAATTTGGGAGGAAGCATCATAA